One window of the Asticcacaulis sp. SL142 genome contains the following:
- a CDS encoding outer membrane protein assembly factor BamD — MTPTKTKLVSKKAIAAIVLASLAIGGLSACAGKKPARTQLVYEERPVEQLYATGMKRLDEKSWNEAVSYFEEVERQHPYSEWSRRAIVMTIYANYMANRYEESNTAADHFIQLYPGSPLTPYAYYMKANNYFEQIVDVGRDQAYTVQAQTLLRDVILRYPNSEYAKDARLKLDMVADQLAGKEMEIGRYYLNQNQPLAAAGRFRTVIDRYQTTSHTPEALYRLVETNLVLGLTDEANRNAAVLGHNFPGEFWYNEAYKLMQSRGQTLAVAPDPDAKKVETAAPEKEQKKKKSWLSRITPL; from the coding sequence GTGACGCCTACCAAGACCAAGCTTGTTTCCAAAAAAGCTATTGCCGCTATTGTGCTGGCCAGCCTTGCCATCGGCGGCCTGAGTGCCTGTGCCGGTAAAAAGCCCGCGCGTACGCAACTGGTGTACGAAGAACGCCCGGTTGAGCAGCTTTACGCCACCGGTATGAAGCGCCTGGACGAAAAAAGCTGGAACGAGGCCGTTTCCTATTTCGAGGAAGTTGAGCGTCAGCACCCCTATTCGGAATGGTCGCGCCGTGCCATCGTCATGACGATCTATGCCAACTACATGGCCAATCGTTATGAGGAATCCAATACGGCGGCCGATCACTTCATTCAGCTTTATCCGGGCTCGCCGCTCACGCCCTATGCCTACTATATGAAGGCCAATAACTATTTCGAGCAGATCGTCGATGTTGGCCGGGATCAGGCCTATACGGTGCAGGCCCAAACCTTGCTGCGCGATGTGATCCTGCGTTACCCCAATTCTGAATATGCCAAGGATGCGCGCCTGAAACTCGACATGGTCGCCGATCAGTTGGCGGGCAAGGAAATGGAAATCGGGCGTTATTACCTGAACCAGAACCAGCCTCTGGCCGCCGCCGGTCGCTTCCGCACCGTCATCGACAGATACCAGACCACCAGCCATACGCCGGAGGCGCTTTATCGTCTGGTCGAAACCAATCTGGTGCTGGGCTTGACCGACGAAGCCAACCGCAATGCGGCTGTGCTGGGCCATAACTTCCCCGGTGAGTTCTGGTACAACGAAGCCTATAAGCTGATGCAGTCGCGTGGACAGACCCTGGCGGTGGCCCCCGATCCCGACGCCAAGAAGGTTGAGACCGCGGCACCAGAAAAAGAACAAAAGAAGAAAAAAAGCTGGCTAAGCCGCATCACTCCGCTTTAA
- the lpxC gene encoding UDP-3-O-acyl-N-acetylglucosamine deacetylase: MLPEHHEHTLATPAICAGVGLHTGERVRLSVRPAPAGSGVVFMRSDITDRDNIIAATAESVTQTRLGTVITNKAGVSVSTIEHLMAALSALGVDNVLIEMDGPEVPIMDGSALPFVQLLDRAGFRRQPMPQSVIEILKPVHVIEGDKRASLLPCDRFEMRFEIEFDSAVIGHQVVDLVVTEDSFRDELMSARTFGFLEGVEALRAAGLARGGSMDNAIVIDGDKVLNAEGLRYTDEFVRHKALDAIGDLYVLGMPILGRFEGIKAGHGLNNALVRALLSRPDAYQVVTLAPALSKAG; encoded by the coding sequence ATGTTGCCAGAGCATCATGAACACACATTGGCCACCCCGGCGATTTGCGCGGGCGTAGGTCTGCATACCGGTGAGCGCGTGCGTTTGTCGGTACGTCCGGCCCCTGCGGGGTCCGGCGTTGTCTTCATGCGTTCCGACATCACTGACCGCGATAATATCATTGCGGCCACCGCTGAGTCCGTCACCCAGACCCGTCTGGGCACGGTCATCACTAATAAGGCCGGGGTGTCGGTCTCGACCATCGAGCATTTGATGGCTGCCTTGTCAGCGCTGGGCGTCGATAACGTGCTGATCGAGATGGACGGGCCGGAAGTGCCGATCATGGATGGCTCGGCCTTGCCGTTCGTGCAACTGCTCGACCGTGCCGGTTTCCGCCGCCAGCCGATGCCGCAAAGCGTGATTGAAATCCTAAAGCCGGTGCATGTGATCGAAGGCGATAAGCGTGCGTCACTTCTGCCGTGCGATCGCTTTGAAATGCGTTTTGAAATCGAGTTCGACAGCGCGGTGATCGGTCATCAGGTCGTCGATCTGGTCGTCACCGAAGACAGCTTCCGCGATGAGTTGATGTCGGCCCGTACCTTCGGCTTCCTCGAAGGGGTTGAAGCCTTACGCGCAGCCGGTCTGGCCCGTGGTGGGTCTATGGACAATGCTATTGTCATCGACGGCGATAAGGTACTGAACGCTGAGGGCCTGCGCTATACCGATGAATTCGTGCGTCACAAAGCCCTGGACGCCATTGGCGATCTCTATGTTCTGGGCATGCCGATTCTTGGCCGCTTTGAAGGAATCAAGGCCGGTCATGGCCTTAATAATGCCCTTGTTCGTGCCTTATTGTCCCGCCCGGATGCATACCAGGTAGTGACTTTGGCTCCGGCCCTGTCGAAAGCGGGTTAA
- the ftsZ gene encoding cell division protein FtsZ — protein sequence MAIHLSAPRTTELKPRIVVFGVGGAGGNAVNNMIESGLEGVEFVVANTDAQQLQFAKTDRKIQLGVSITQGLGAGAHPEVGMTAAEESHHEITEHLDGAHMVFITAGMGGGTGTGAAPIIAKCARERGILTVGVVTKPFMFEGRHRMRLADAGISELQRYVDTLIVIPNQNLFRIANERTTFAEAFGMADQVLHSGVRSITDLMVLPGLINLDFADVRSVMSEMGKAMMGTGEASGDDRAMQAAQNAIQNPLLDETSLKGAKAVLVNVTGGLDMTLLEVDEAANAISSEVDPDANIIFGAAFDPSLEGKLRVSVVATGMDSQVAVAQSPVQAQPAQSQPVAQAAPKSPLFTGGSSREPQQAQPATVQPATQQPAPVSAPAFASTPATTAPVSREFGARIEPVAPREPLQPQIQPMARPTFSAPAEAPRVEAPRVEMPRVEVPESRVIGKIVDPEVEGEDDGLFSSVPDQPVAPAAPRQPEIVRPTYPQPPRPAFAGNAPRPEPARPTVQTPTHAPARQPEEEKGSIWRSLFPQRNRDTTSHYAPVTQQPPVQPNYPAQSETTDHRSATVSVTKPEMSAAPEAEDDLEIPSFLRRLAN from the coding sequence ATGGCTATTCATTTGTCTGCGCCGCGCACAACCGAGTTGAAGCCGCGCATTGTCGTCTTCGGTGTCGGTGGCGCTGGTGGCAATGCCGTCAATAACATGATCGAGTCCGGTCTGGAAGGCGTGGAGTTTGTGGTGGCCAATACGGACGCCCAGCAGCTCCAGTTTGCCAAGACCGACCGCAAGATCCAGTTGGGTGTGTCGATCACTCAGGGGCTGGGCGCGGGCGCTCACCCGGAGGTCGGCATGACCGCGGCTGAGGAATCTCACCACGAAATCACTGAGCACCTTGATGGCGCCCATATGGTGTTCATCACCGCCGGTATGGGCGGGGGTACGGGCACGGGGGCGGCGCCGATCATTGCCAAATGTGCGCGTGAACGCGGCATACTGACGGTCGGTGTGGTCACCAAACCCTTCATGTTTGAAGGCCGTCACCGTATGCGTCTGGCCGATGCCGGTATCTCTGAGCTGCAACGCTATGTCGATACGCTGATTGTTATCCCGAACCAGAACCTGTTCCGTATCGCCAATGAGCGCACCACCTTTGCCGAAGCCTTTGGCATGGCCGATCAGGTGCTGCATTCGGGCGTGCGCTCGATCACTGATCTGATGGTGCTGCCGGGCCTGATCAACCTCGATTTCGCCGATGTGCGCTCGGTCATGTCCGAAATGGGCAAGGCCATGATGGGGACCGGTGAAGCATCGGGCGATGACCGTGCCATGCAGGCCGCGCAAAACGCTATTCAGAACCCGCTGCTCGATGAAACCTCGCTCAAGGGCGCCAAGGCTGTGCTGGTCAATGTCACCGGCGGTCTGGATATGACCCTGCTTGAGGTTGACGAAGCGGCCAATGCGATCTCCTCTGAGGTCGATCCGGACGCCAACATCATCTTTGGGGCGGCGTTTGACCCGTCGCTTGAAGGTAAGCTGCGCGTCAGCGTGGTCGCTACCGGCATGGACAGCCAGGTCGCGGTGGCGCAATCCCCGGTTCAGGCTCAACCGGCTCAGTCGCAACCTGTAGCACAGGCGGCCCCCAAAAGCCCTTTATTCACGGGGGGCTCGTCGCGTGAGCCCCAACAGGCCCAGCCTGCAACTGTACAGCCCGCAACTCAACAGCCTGCACCTGTAAGTGCACCTGCGTTTGCGTCGACTCCGGCGACAACAGCCCCGGTGTCGCGTGAATTTGGTGCGCGCATTGAGCCGGTCGCACCGCGTGAGCCGCTGCAGCCCCAGATTCAACCTATGGCGCGCCCGACCTTTTCGGCCCCGGCTGAGGCGCCCAGAGTTGAGGCACCGAGAGTTGAAATGCCAAGGGTTGAGGTTCCGGAAAGCCGTGTCATCGGCAAGATCGTCGACCCTGAAGTCGAAGGCGAAGATGACGGCCTGTTCTCCAGCGTGCCCGATCAACCGGTAGCCCCTGCGGCGCCTCGCCAACCGGAAATCGTGCGTCCGACCTATCCGCAGCCGCCGCGCCCGGCTTTCGCTGGCAATGCGCCGCGCCCAGAGCCTGCTCGTCCGACGGTTCAGACCCCCACCCATGCCCCGGCCCGCCAGCCGGAGGAGGAGAAGGGCTCGATCTGGAGGTCTTTGTTTCCGCAGCGTAATCGCGACACGACCTCGCACTACGCGCCGGTGACGCAACAGCCGCCGGTACAGCCCAACTATCCGGCGCAATCGGAGACCACAGATCATCGTTCCGCGACGGTCAGTGTCACCAAGCCGGAAATGTCGGCGGCCCCGGAAGCTGAGGATGACCTTGAGATCCCGTCCTTCCTGCGCAGACTGGCCAACTAA
- the ftsA gene encoding cell division protein FtsA, producing the protein MSRYEDRSGKEFTPKAEVTPGLVASLDLGASKIGCFILKPEGARQADQSIRIAGVGYVQSRGLRAGNIIDMDAASQAIGQAVERAEAMANASLQGVRVSVPGAQMASHRVSAQVSLGTKPISDADLTRAIQSGLSQVRFPNRRCIHLLPVSWSVDGQSGVRDPRNLTGRSLGLELLVITIDENVFNNIQQCVSMAHLEVQAIVCAPLAAAVAALEDDEKELGSICIDMGASCTTAAVFANGSLVHVDCLNVGGAHVTADIARGLSTTLAGAERLKTLHGSAIASSNEDREMVEAPPRGDDPGAGPISVPRSILKGIIAPRVEETFELLREKLKASGVQLEPGAGIVLTGGASQLAGVRELAVRVFDRPVRLGKPKRVPHLADAAAGPAFSAAAGVILRTLYGPRDVVPVRKIMSARLGPGAAPQTAGTGGSAVVRMIDWLRNNL; encoded by the coding sequence ATGTCGCGTTACGAAGATCGTTCCGGTAAAGAATTTACCCCCAAAGCTGAAGTCACACCGGGGCTTGTGGCCTCGCTTGACCTAGGCGCGTCCAAGATCGGCTGCTTTATCTTAAAGCCCGAAGGGGCGCGTCAGGCTGATCAGTCTATCCGCATCGCCGGGGTTGGCTATGTGCAGTCGCGCGGGCTTCGCGCAGGTAATATCATAGACATGGACGCTGCCTCTCAGGCCATAGGTCAGGCGGTCGAGCGTGCCGAAGCCATGGCTAATGCCTCTTTGCAGGGCGTGCGCGTCTCCGTGCCGGGGGCGCAGATGGCTTCGCACCGCGTGTCGGCGCAGGTATCCCTTGGCACCAAGCCGATTTCTGATGCTGATTTGACCCGCGCCATTCAGTCGGGCCTGTCTCAGGTGCGCTTCCCCAATCGCCGTTGCATCCATCTGTTACCGGTGTCGTGGTCGGTGGACGGGCAATCGGGCGTGCGCGATCCGCGTAATCTGACCGGACGGTCGCTGGGCCTTGAGTTGCTGGTGATTACCATCGACGAAAACGTCTTTAATAACATTCAGCAGTGCGTCAGCATGGCCCATCTTGAGGTGCAGGCCATTGTGTGTGCGCCTCTGGCAGCAGCGGTTGCGGCCCTCGAAGACGATGAAAAAGAACTGGGCAGCATCTGCATCGACATGGGCGCGTCCTGCACCACGGCGGCGGTGTTTGCCAATGGCTCTCTCGTTCATGTCGATTGCCTGAATGTCGGCGGGGCGCACGTCACGGCCGATATCGCGCGCGGTTTATCAACGACCCTGGCCGGGGCTGAGCGTCTGAAAACCCTGCATGGCTCGGCCATTGCCTCATCCAACGAAGACCGCGAAATGGTCGAAGCGCCGCCGCGTGGGGATGATCCAGGAGCGGGACCGATCTCGGTGCCGCGCTCGATCCTCAAAGGCATCATTGCGCCGCGTGTTGAGGAAACCTTTGAATTGCTGCGGGAAAAACTCAAAGCTTCTGGTGTGCAGCTTGAGCCGGGGGCAGGTATTGTCCTGACCGGTGGGGCCTCGCAACTGGCGGGCGTGCGTGAATTGGCGGTGCGGGTGTTTGATCGTCCGGTGCGTCTGGGTAAGCCTAAGCGCGTGCCGCATCTGGCTGATGCGGCGGCGGGGCCGGCATTTTCGGCGGCGGCAGGGGTTATCCTGCGCACGCTTTACGGTCCGCGCGATGTGGTGCCGGTACGCAAGATTATGAGCGCGCGACTTGGGCCGGGGGCGGCGCCCCAAACCGCCGGTACGGGCGGCAGCGCGGTCGTGCGCATGATCGACTGGCTGAGAAATAACCTGTAA
- a CDS encoding cell division protein FtsQ/DivIB, which yields MMRAVGGVPMPSELTAWLAFAGLSVLLLAVLATGNRAQMLTDGMRDFADRRIAAAGINLQNIHLKGVSDHSRADIRAALDFQRGQPIALMDLAKVKENIEKIGWVESVTVRRQFPDVLIIDVIERPRLAVWQYQNKSYVIDDKGQIIPEARAYNFVDLPLVVGEGANENADEILELVRSRPELMQKLEVLVRVDTRRWDLRLKNATLIKLPALNQEDALARLDTLIASRRVLDQGLAEIDLRDPNALIVAPFATTAQPAA from the coding sequence ATGATGCGCGCCGTTGGCGGTGTGCCAATGCCGTCGGAACTGACCGCATGGCTGGCCTTTGCAGGCTTAAGCGTTTTATTGCTGGCGGTGCTGGCCACCGGCAACCGGGCGCAGATGCTTACTGACGGGATGCGCGATTTTGCCGACCGCCGGATCGCCGCTGCGGGCATTAATCTGCAAAATATCCACCTCAAGGGCGTGTCGGATCACTCCCGCGCCGATATCCGCGCCGCCCTCGATTTTCAGCGCGGTCAGCCGATAGCCCTGATGGATCTGGCCAAGGTCAAAGAAAACATCGAAAAAATCGGCTGGGTGGAGTCGGTGACGGTACGTCGCCAGTTTCCGGATGTGCTGATCATTGATGTGATTGAGCGCCCCCGGCTGGCGGTGTGGCAGTACCAGAATAAGTCCTATGTCATCGATGATAAGGGCCAGATCATCCCCGAAGCCCGCGCCTATAACTTTGTCGACCTGCCGCTGGTCGTCGGTGAGGGCGCCAATGAGAATGCCGATGAAATTCTTGAACTGGTGCGCTCGCGCCCGGAATTGATGCAAAAGCTGGAGGTTCTGGTGCGCGTCGATACGAGGCGCTGGGATTTACGGCTTAAGAACGCCACCCTGATCAAACTGCCCGCACTTAATCAGGAAGACGCTCTGGCCCGTCTGGATACCCTGATTGCGTCGCGTCGGGTGCTGGATCAGGGACTGGCCGAAATCGACCTGCGTGATCCGAATGCCCTGATTGTCGCGCCCTTTGCGACTACCGCTCAACCTGCCGCTTAA
- a CDS encoding D-alanine--D-alanine ligase: MSLSHLHVAVLLGGLSSERDVSLVSGKSCADALERLGAKVTRVDAGRDLAHILTALMPDLVFNALHGAWGEDGCVQGILETLQLPYTHSGVLPSALAMDKSKAKAVLKAAGVTVPGGGLYSRHEVARDHVIAPPYVVKPNAEGSSVGVYIIREGANRPPAEVGSDSWTFGEEVMVEPYVAGQELAVAVLGEAGGPRALTVTDIVSNTGWYDYEAKYGENGSRHVLPADIPSTVFETAKRQAELAHSALGCQSLTRSDFRYDKIKDVLVLLEVNTQPGMTPTSLAPEQAAYAGMGFDDLVKWIVEDAYARSGTGRKTTS; this comes from the coding sequence ATGTCCCTGTCTCATCTTCATGTCGCGGTTCTGTTAGGGGGCTTGTCGTCGGAGCGCGACGTGTCGCTGGTGTCGGGCAAATCCTGTGCCGATGCCCTTGAGCGACTGGGCGCGAAGGTTACCCGCGTCGATGCCGGGCGCGATCTGGCGCATATATTAACGGCGCTCATGCCCGATCTGGTGTTCAATGCCCTGCACGGGGCCTGGGGCGAAGATGGCTGCGTACAGGGAATCTTAGAGACCCTGCAACTCCCATATACCCATTCGGGCGTCCTGCCGTCAGCGCTGGCGATGGATAAATCAAAAGCAAAAGCCGTGCTTAAGGCTGCGGGTGTCACCGTTCCGGGTGGCGGGCTTTACAGCCGCCATGAGGTCGCGCGCGATCACGTCATTGCCCCGCCCTATGTGGTGAAGCCCAATGCCGAAGGCTCCAGCGTCGGGGTCTATATCATCCGCGAAGGCGCCAATCGTCCGCCTGCCGAGGTCGGTTCGGATAGCTGGACTTTTGGCGAAGAGGTCATGGTTGAACCCTATGTGGCCGGTCAGGAACTGGCGGTCGCGGTCTTGGGCGAAGCCGGCGGCCCACGCGCGCTTACCGTTACCGATATCGTCTCCAATACCGGCTGGTACGACTATGAAGCCAAGTACGGTGAGAATGGCTCCCGCCACGTCCTGCCCGCCGATATTCCGTCCACAGTTTTTGAAACCGCGAAACGCCAAGCCGAGTTGGCTCACAGCGCACTTGGTTGCCAAAGTCTTACACGAAGTGATTTTCGTTATGACAAAATTAAGGACGTTCTGGTTCTCTTGGAGGTCAACACCCAACCCGGCATGACACCGACCTCGCTCGCCCCTGAGCAAGCGGCCTATGCCGGTATGGGCTTTGATGATCTGGTCAAGTGGATAGTGGAGGACGCTTATGCCCGCAGTGGTACGGGGAGGAAGACGACAAGCTAA
- the ftsH gene encoding ATP-dependent zinc metalloprotease FtsH yields the protein MNLRSLAIVGALLAVLIGAYTYMNQKGGYPAQPAKMTYSQLIAAVDKGDVASATFHRDEVTATTKDKKVYKVVTPYPNEELASAMNAKGVNVEVQTAQTSLFVQILSGLLPILLIIGIWIFFMRQMQGGGRGAMGFGKSKARLLTEHKNRVTFTDVAGVDEAKEELREVVDFLKDPTKFQRLGGKIPKGALLVGPPGTGKTLLARAVAGEAGVPFFSISGSDFVEMFVGVGASRVRDMFEQAKKNAPCIIFIDEIDAVGRHRGAGHGGGNDEREQTLNQLLVEMDGFEASEGIIIIAATNRPDVLDSALLRPGRFDRQVVVPNPDLTGREAILRVHMKPVPLAVDVDVKVIARGTPGFSGADLSNLVNEAALMAARKDRKLVTMKDFEDAKDKVMMGAERKSMAMSEDEKKLTAYHEGGHAIVALKVPEADPVHKATIIPRGRALGMVMQLPEGDRYSQNFTQMTSRLAILMAGRVAEELIFGKDKITSGASSDIQQATKLAKAMVTRWGYSDELGLVNYKDSEDEHGAFGRDVSEVTAQKIDGEIRRLVQAGYDDAKRILTEHNDGLHRLAKTLLEIETLTGEEIIRILNGEEIVRDEETGVLIEHSSNLAVPVTDDEKADA from the coding sequence ATGAACCTGCGTTCATTGGCGATTGTCGGGGCTCTGCTGGCGGTATTGATCGGCGCCTATACCTATATGAATCAAAAGGGTGGTTATCCGGCGCAACCGGCGAAAATGACCTATTCGCAACTGATCGCGGCGGTCGATAAGGGCGATGTCGCCTCAGCGACCTTTCACCGTGATGAAGTGACCGCGACCACCAAGGACAAAAAGGTCTATAAGGTCGTAACCCCTTATCCGAACGAAGAACTGGCCTCGGCCATGAACGCCAAGGGCGTCAATGTCGAGGTTCAGACCGCGCAGACCTCGCTATTTGTGCAAATCCTGTCGGGCCTGTTGCCGATTTTGCTGATCATCGGTATCTGGATATTCTTCATGCGCCAGATGCAGGGCGGTGGCCGCGGGGCGATGGGCTTTGGTAAGTCCAAGGCGCGCCTTTTGACCGAACACAAGAACCGCGTCACCTTTACGGATGTGGCCGGCGTTGATGAAGCCAAGGAAGAGCTGCGCGAAGTGGTTGATTTCCTGAAAGACCCCACGAAATTCCAGCGTCTGGGCGGTAAGATCCCCAAAGGCGCACTGCTGGTCGGCCCTCCGGGTACGGGTAAGACCCTGCTGGCCCGCGCTGTGGCCGGTGAAGCCGGTGTGCCGTTCTTCTCGATCTCCGGTTCGGATTTCGTGGAAATGTTCGTCGGTGTGGGTGCGTCGCGCGTTCGGGACATGTTTGAGCAGGCCAAGAAGAACGCGCCATGCATTATCTTTATCGACGAAATCGACGCGGTCGGTCGCCATCGCGGGGCTGGTCACGGCGGCGGTAACGATGAGCGCGAGCAGACCTTAAACCAGTTGCTGGTGGAAATGGACGGCTTTGAAGCGAGTGAGGGCATCATCATCATCGCCGCCACCAACCGCCCTGACGTGCTGGATTCGGCCTTGCTGCGTCCGGGCCGTTTCGACCGTCAGGTTGTGGTGCCGAACCCTGATTTGACTGGCCGCGAAGCCATTCTGCGCGTTCACATGAAGCCGGTGCCTCTGGCCGTAGACGTTGATGTCAAGGTGATTGCGCGTGGTACGCCGGGCTTCTCCGGCGCTGACCTGTCCAATCTGGTCAACGAAGCCGCACTTATGGCCGCCCGTAAAGACCGCAAACTGGTGACCATGAAGGATTTTGAGGACGCCAAGGATAAGGTCATGATGGGCGCTGAGCGTAAGTCGATGGCCATGTCCGAAGACGAAAAGAAGCTGACGGCCTATCACGAAGGCGGCCACGCCATTGTGGCGCTTAAAGTGCCGGAAGCCGATCCGGTTCATAAGGCGACCATCATTCCGCGCGGTCGTGCGCTCGGTATGGTCATGCAGTTACCGGAAGGCGACCGTTATTCGCAGAACTTCACCCAGATGACCTCGCGTCTGGCCATTCTGATGGCTGGCCGGGTTGCCGAAGAACTGATCTTCGGCAAGGACAAGATCACATCCGGGGCTTCCTCCGATATTCAGCAGGCCACCAAGCTGGCCAAGGCCATGGTGACGCGCTGGGGCTATTCGGACGAACTGGGATTGGTCAACTATAAGGACAGTGAAGACGAACACGGGGCCTTTGGCCGTGATGTCTCCGAAGTCACGGCCCAAAAGATCGACGGTGAAATCCGCCGTCTGGTCCAGGCCGGTTATGATGACGCCAAGCGCATCCTGACTGAGCACAATGATGGTCTGCACCGTCTGGCCAAAACCTTGCTGGAGATCGAAACCCTGACCGGCGAAGAAATCATCCGGATTTTGAACGGCGAAGAGATTGTCCGTGACGAAGAAACCGGCGTGCTGATTGAGCATTCATCCAATCTGGCGGTGCCGGTGACGGATGACGAAAAGGCCGATGCGTAA
- the tilS gene encoding tRNA lysidine(34) synthetase TilS yields the protein MDDLDPWRKALQSFAELRDIFKSFERYLIPDSAKPLGVAVSGGGDSVALLCLLHLWGKRPLEVFCVDHGLNPQSAGWCAQVEALAHHLGHGFSKLDWIGDKPATGIQAAARQARHGLLAEAARGKGIEVLCLGHNRDDIREAHLMRDMGSSVGTPEMWAPSPVWPQGRGVFIYRPLLNVPRQRLRDWLTTIGVGWVDDPANDNPKFLRSRARTELTGREPAALNLPDALINISEFLSVPQTLGWSGILTMEADYLLNLPQAAAHKVMAAAMVSAGGGARLPRSDSVAAIVSGLKRGEAGPFVLSGARLIWCENTILIGREPGDMTRRAVTPLTLAPDTADMWDGRFEVRAGTRPVTVMAVQGHKGALSEVDLAQYLQVPAGLRGALPVVKMGSETGNRLVLLSEPDNSDGVTLRSWVALRFLYALGQVANEYDLLRRL from the coding sequence TTGGATGACCTTGACCCGTGGCGGAAGGCGCTTCAGTCATTCGCTGAATTACGCGATATTTTCAAAAGCTTTGAGCGCTATCTGATCCCGGATAGCGCCAAACCTTTGGGCGTGGCGGTATCCGGCGGCGGCGACAGCGTGGCCTTGCTGTGCCTGTTGCATCTGTGGGGCAAGCGCCCCCTTGAGGTCTTTTGCGTCGATCATGGCCTTAATCCGCAGAGCGCAGGCTGGTGCGCGCAGGTGGAGGCTCTGGCTCATCATCTGGGGCATGGATTTTCCAAACTCGACTGGATCGGCGATAAACCGGCTACCGGTATTCAGGCGGCGGCCCGTCAGGCGCGCCATGGTTTGCTGGCCGAAGCCGCGCGGGGCAAGGGCATTGAGGTGCTTTGTCTCGGCCACAATCGCGATGACATCCGTGAAGCCCACCTGATGCGCGATATGGGCTCAAGCGTGGGGACGCCGGAGATGTGGGCGCCGTCGCCGGTGTGGCCGCAGGGGCGGGGCGTATTCATCTATCGCCCATTATTGAATGTGCCGCGGCAGAGGCTGCGTGACTGGCTGACTACGATCGGTGTGGGTTGGGTCGATGATCCGGCCAATGACAATCCCAAGTTTTTAAGATCGCGGGCCCGTACCGAACTGACGGGGCGTGAGCCTGCGGCGTTAAATTTGCCGGATGCGCTGATCAATATTTCAGAGTTTTTAAGCGTACCGCAAACCCTTGGCTGGTCGGGTATTCTTACGATGGAAGCCGACTACCTCCTGAACCTGCCGCAAGCGGCGGCACATAAGGTCATGGCTGCGGCGATGGTTAGTGCCGGTGGCGGGGCGCGTCTGCCGCGCTCAGACAGTGTGGCGGCGATCGTTAGCGGCCTTAAACGCGGTGAGGCGGGGCCGTTTGTTCTGTCCGGGGCGCGGTTGATATGGTGCGAAAACACGATCCTGATCGGGCGTGAACCGGGCGATATGACACGGCGGGCCGTAACGCCGCTTACGCTTGCGCCTGACACCGCCGACATGTGGGATGGGCGGTTTGAAGTGCGGGCCGGAACCCGTCCGGTAACCGTCATGGCGGTTCAGGGCCATAAGGGGGCATTATCCGAGGTCGATCTGGCGCAATATTTGCAGGTTCCGGCAGGCTTGCGCGGGGCGCTGCCGGTCGTGAAAATGGGCAGTGAAACGGGCAACAGACTTGTGTTGTTATCCGAACCGGACAACAGTGACGGCGTGACCTTACGGTCGTGGGTGGCCTTGCGTTTCTTATATGCGCTGGGTCAGGTGGCGAATGAATATGATCTGTTGCGCAGACTCTGA
- a CDS encoding tetratricopeptide repeat protein has protein sequence MRHYVSGLVMALALTGGMSVMSTAVAQNYAISDEDDATSADPNAPAAIVWDKKRLDRLDRNVRKLERAVQKTENKAAPPILVEPDPEVVALQATVDFLSRKLDEQSATLTRLTGQLEEANFAATQAQSQVQALTARTDTLTKRVDLLDAKSKDMEAALAGPPPPPPTTGSAETDFDQAYSLMSSNQLDEATTAFEAFTTQWPKSAQVAEAWFRLGQIRTMRGDISGSVAAYATSLKGWPKASWAPESTVKLATALADLNRKVETCAALTEFDKRYAAQASAPMKSQAKALKGKAQCAA, from the coding sequence TTGCGTCATTACGTCAGCGGTCTGGTTATGGCCTTGGCCCTGACGGGCGGTATGTCGGTAATGTCCACCGCCGTCGCCCAGAACTATGCCATTTCCGATGAGGATGATGCCACATCCGCCGATCCGAATGCGCCGGCCGCGATCGTGTGGGACAAGAAGCGCCTTGATCGTCTGGATCGTAATGTCCGTAAGCTGGAGCGCGCGGTTCAGAAAACCGAAAATAAGGCCGCACCGCCCATTCTGGTTGAACCCGATCCAGAGGTCGTGGCTTTGCAGGCCACCGTTGACTTTCTGTCGCGCAAACTGGATGAACAATCCGCTACCCTTACGCGCCTGACTGGCCAACTGGAAGAAGCCAATTTCGCGGCAACGCAAGCCCAATCACAAGTGCAGGCCCTGACGGCGCGCACCGATACCCTGACCAAGCGGGTTGATCTGCTTGATGCTAAATCCAAAGACATGGAGGCGGCCCTCGCTGGCCCCCCGCCGCCCCCGCCCACAACGGGCAGCGCTGAAACCGATTTCGATCAGGCCTATAGCCTGATGAGCAGTAATCAGCTTGATGAAGCCACAACGGCTTTTGAGGCATTTACGACCCAGTGGCCGAAATCAGCGCAGGTCGCTGAGGCCTGGTTCCGTCTGGGCCAGATCCGTACTATGCGTGGCGATATTTCAGGATCAGTCGCGGCCTATGCGACCTCGCTTAAAGGCTGGCCCAAGGCGTCGTGGGCACCGGAATCGACTGTGAAACTGGCGACCGCTCTGGCGGATCTGAACCGTAAGGTTGAGACCTGTGCGGCCCTGACCGAGTTCGATAAGCGCTATGCGGCGCAAGCCTCAGCACCCATGAAGTCTCAGGCCAAGGCGCTTAAGGGCAAGGCGCAATGTGCGGCGTAA